The following is a genomic window from Solanum stenotomum isolate F172 chromosome 4, ASM1918654v1, whole genome shotgun sequence.
CCCCGAAGGTACCTTATCCTTGTTGATGATGTGTGGGAAAATAGTGTTTGGGATGATTTAAGAGGTTGTTTTCCAGATGCCAATAACAGAAGCAGAATCATTCTAACAACAAGACATCATGACGTTGCCAAATATGCTAGTGTTCATAGTGACCCCCTTCATCTTCGTATGTTTGACGAAGATGAAAGTTGGAAGTTGCTTGAAAAGAAAGTGTTTGGTGAACAAAGCTGCAGTTCCCCTCTCCTAAAAAATGTTGGGCTAAGAATAGCAAAAATGTGTGGACAACTCCCCCTTTCAATTGTTTTGGTGGCTGGTAATTTGGAAGACTAAGCAAGAATTCAGAGCTGAGTACTCTTTTCCAAATACATCACTTGCAGCCAACAAGGTGGATGATGTTAGCCCCAAATTTGTGATGGAAGTCATCGATGTTTTTGTGGAGAACCTCAATGTTCTAGTGAAGATCAATGATCCAATTTCGTGGCTTTTTGTTCCAGAACACAAGGAACAAATAGAACAAgtgttaaaggagttgaagttattgaaattttttgtcTGCTTTGTTTCAAACAAATGTATAGAGCCTCAATACCCACATACTACTTTTTATATTCATGCTTTAATTGAGGCTAGCCACACTGCAATGGTTGTCTGGTTGCATTTGCCAGTCGTCTATGGCAACGGAAATCCAGATTTGTCTCCAAGTGAAGTCAGTCGTTTGCGTTCTGATTTCATGGAAATGAAGATTAAGTCCATTCAGCCAGACATCAGCTGcaacaatatttatattgatgtcCTGCAAGCTTTGAAGTCGACCATACCACAAGCTCAAAAGAAGCATGCAGCTGAGAGTGGCATTGTGGAGATTCCGACACACAGTCTGATGGTTGGTTTGAGTGATCAAATGGCTAACCTTCAGGAGATGCTCTGCCTTCTAAGAGCCAATCTCATTCATCTGCCAATACTAGATCTGgaatttcatcttcaagataTGGATTCTGTTATTATTGATGCCGGACTTCTTATTTACTCATTCTATGATATGAAGGGGGAGAAGGAAGACACAACGTTAGAGGATATCAACCGGGAGCTTGGTTTTGATCTTCCCAGAAACATTGAGCCTATCAAGGCGATGGTCTACCTCGTCATGCAAAAGGCATTTCAATGTAACTTGCCAAGGATTCATGGACTAGGCTATGTCGATTTTCTATTGAAAAACCTGAAGGATTTCCAAGGCCATTATTCAGATTCACTCGCTTTCCTCAAGAATCAAATTCAAGTAATTCAAACGGAATTTGAGAGCTTGCAACCTTTCCTGAAGGTTGTCGTAGAAGAGCCACACAATAAGTTCAAGAGACTGAATGAAGATTGTGCTATACAGATAATTAGGAAAGCACATGAGGTGGAATATGTAGTTGATGCTTGTATAAATAAAGGCATTCCTCATTGGTGCCTCGAGCGTTGGCTCCAGGATATCATAGAGGAAATTATTTGTATCAAAGCAAAGATTCAGGAAAAGAATACTGTTGACGATACAATGAAGACTGTCATTGCTCGTACATCATCAAAACTGGCAAGGACTCCGAGGATGAAAgaagaaattgttgggtttgaGGATGTCAtagaaaatttaagaaaaaaactacTGAGTAGAACCAAAGGGCAAGATGTCATTTCAATTCACGGCATGCCAGGTTTAGGTAAGACGACTTTAGCCAACAGACTCTATTCTGACAGGTCAGTTGTCTCTCAATTTGATATTTGTGCACAATGTTGTGTGTCTCAAGTATATTCGTATAAGGACTTGTTATTGTCCTTGCTATGTGATGCTATTGGTGAGGGTTCTGACCGTAGAGAACTTCCTGACAATGAATTAACTGATATGCTTCGCAAAACTTTATTGCCCCGAAGGTACCTTATCCTTGTTGATGACGTGTGGGAAAATAGTGCTTGGGATGATTTAAGAGGTTGTTTTCCAGATGTCAATAACAGAAGCAGAATCATTCTAACAACAAGACATCATGAAGTTGCCAAATATGCTAGTGTTCATAGTGATCCCCTTCATCTTCGTATGTTTGACGAAGATGAAAGTTGGAAGTTGCTTGAAAAGAAAGTGTTTGGTGAACAAAGCTGCAGTTCCCCTCTCCTAAAAAATGTTGGGCTAAGAATAGCAAAAATGTGTGGACAACTCCCCCTTTCAATTGTTTTGGTGGCTGGTATTCTGTCGGAGATGGAAAAGGAAATAGAATGTTGGGAACAAGTGGCCAACAATTTGGGTACCCACATTCACAAtgactcaagaaccattgtagACCAAAGTTATCATGTTTTACCCTGCCATCTTAAGTCTTGCTTCCTTTATTTTGGAGCATTTTTAGAGGATAGAGTGGTTGACATTTCAAAGTTAACAAGGTTATGGATATCAGaatcatttataaaaagtaGTGAAGGCAGGAGGTTGGAGGATATAGCAGAAGGTTACTTGGAGAATCTTATTGGAAGAAATCTAGTAATGGTTACTCAGAGGGCCATTTCAGATGGTAAGGTCAAAGCATGTCGCCTTCATGATGTATTACTTGACTTCTGCAAGGAAAGAGCAGCTGAGGAGAATTTTCTACTATGCATAAAACGGTAATATATATGACAAGTAATGCTACTTTCAATcaatcaattatttcaaattaatgaTATGATTTTGCTAATTGATATATTCACAGGGATCAGAGTACCAAAGCTGTTTACTCTCGCGAGCAGCATGCTCACTTGGCCTTCACTGAAATGGATAGTCTTGTTGAATGGAGTGTGTCTTGCTCGCTTGTTGGCTCTGTACTTCTTAAGAATGATGACCCATACTTTGCCCGTCATCCCTTATCCTCTCATGCTTTCTCAATTTCACATATTTTACcaaatttcaagtttctaaAAGTATTGGATTTGGAGCACCAGGTTGTTATTGATTCTATTCCAACTGAGCTCTTTTACTTGAGGTATTTATCTGCACCCATTGAACAGAATTCAATTCCTTCAAGCATATCCAATCTTTGGAACCTTGAAACTCTTATACTAAAACGTGTGAGACGTTGCACGCTACTACTACCTAGTACAGTTTGGGATATGGTTAAATTGAGACATCTGTATATTCCTGACTTCAGCACAGAAAATGAAGATCCATTACTCGAGAACTCTGCAAAACTTTATGATTTGGAAACCCTTTCCTCTCCATATTTCTCTTGTATTGAGGATGCAGAATTGATGCTGAGAAAAACACCTAATCTTCGAAAACTGGTATGTGAAGTTGAATGTTTAGAATACCCCCTTCAGTACCATGTGTTGAATTTTCCAATACGGCTTGAAATACTAAAGCTTTATCAATCAAAAGCCTTTAAAACCATCCCCTTTTGCATCTCTGCACCAAatctcaaatacttgaaactctCTTGGTTTTACCTGGATTCTCAGTACTTATCAGAAACTGCTGATCATCTCAAGCACCTTGAGGTACTCATACTGTACAACGTTGAATTTGGTGATCATAGGGAATGGAAAGTGAGCAATGGCATGTTCCCTCAACTCAAAATATTGACACTAGAATACGTGTCCTTGATGAAATGGATTGTAGCTGATGATGCCTttcctaaccttgaacaatTGGTTTTGCGTGGATGTCGAGATCTTATGGAGATCCCTTCTTGTTTCATGGACATCCTTTCTCTGCAGTACATCGAGGTAGAAAACTGGAATAAGTCGGTTGTCAAGTCAGCCATGAATATACAAGAAACACAAGTCGAAGAtaatcaaaatactaatttCAAGCTCGTTCTCATCGAGGTACACTACTGAAAAAAGCTTTATTCTGCATGATTTTGATGAATCAGAAATGGCCTAAATTTTGTGAACTGTTTTCTCTCTTATCTTACCTGGTGCCCTCGTTTTACATTTGGGTTTTTCTCTTGGTTTTCTTGCAGAAAAAGACgttgaaattaaatttatctCATGATGAAGATATACCCAAGGCATTTAAAAGATTTTCTCTTCGTCCAGGtactacttttttttctctttctttcctttttttttagtaCACCAAATAGATAGATtcatcttttttgtcttttcgaTATGAAAGGGATAGAATCAATTTCAACTGATATGAAAGAGAAGAAACTTACTGTGACCAGAGATGTGGATGCTGATGAAGTTCAATTAATTGTGGAGAAACTGAGAAACCGCTGCATGCAGTAACAAAATGCTGAGCTCTGGTGAACTCAACCATGATGCATTTCCAAATAATGACAAGGTTGTAGTCCCAACTCGTCAACACAAATGTGCTAGTCATTTTGCTTGCTGTAATACCATTTCATAACATACACAGAAACATTAACTGTAGTACAGTTTTGATGGATCAGTAAATCTGCTGATTTGTTAGTTCAACCCATTGTAATCCGTtcaaattcaactcaaaatgAGTATGCAGAGTTTGTAGCTGGAGCAATTTGGAATATCACAAGTAATTTCTTTATGAGTTATTTCGTTTAATAAAGATTCTGTAAAACGTCCAACGGCTGTTGCATTCATTGTAAACTAAATACATCTCACAATGTAACTATTGAACAAATTTTTCATTTCAGTCCTTGAGGTTTGTCATTAGATTTTACGGATCCTGAAGTGAATGGTTTCAGccttttctattttcttatgaGTTCACCAAAATGTTGTGATGCCACTCTGCTAGATGTTAGAGAAATGACAATGTTAGCACCCGAGAGTATGGCCTAGCGGTCAATCAATGAAGCAGGTGAAaacaagaaaagcaaaaaatacTCAAAGATTTCTTCCCATCTatcttttttttgataaaggtaacatttgtatatcaatcaTCAGCTCAAAGCTGGTATCCAAAATTTACATCATATCGTCCCTCCACACATGTGTGTCGGGCataaacaaaagataaagaaaagaaaagaagaaaaaagagaagctATCCCTAGATCCTCCTTTCATCTTTATAAGGACCCTAGAATGTCTACAATAGCCACAGGGTCATCTATATACTCTGAACTACACCAATAGCAAAAAGTGATAAtgcagttcattttaatcttgtGCAGAGGGCTGCTCTTGTTATCAAAATTCCTagaattcctttctttccatatgGTCCACCAAATAACAGCTGGGACAATTTTCCATCTACTCTTGTCTGTGCTGCCACTGCCCTCCATATTCCAGCTTTCTAGAGCCTGTCCTGTTCTCCCTGGAACAGTCCAACTTATACCTCTGAAGCTAGTAAACAATTTCCACAGCTGGCCAGCCACTTTACAATGTAAGAACAGATGATTAATTGTCCCTGCAACCTGCTCACAAAAACAGCATCTTGGGCACATTTGTATTCCCCTCTTCATAAGATTCTCTTGTGTATCTAAGTACCGCTAAACAGAGATACCTGATACCTCTTTGGTTGGAAGAAGCAGGTACTCAGTAAAATGGTCGAGGTGAGCTCGACACCGTCAATAACAGCCCACAAAAAAGAACAATGAGAAAGTCACAATACATGTCCATATGCTTGGAACTAAAGAATTCAAGGCACACAATGTATTTCAGTAATCTTTTATCTCTGCCTGCAGTTGAATATACCAGATATCAAATCTGAGACAATGTTTAAAAAGGAAACTATTATTCAACCCTATTCCTTTCTCAAACCTCGAAACCAACACCAgttatacaacaatatatgcGAACCCTTTAACTATATACTCTATACAAATTAAATGAGTAACTAAGCATTTGAAGCAGACGAAAATTGCAGTGGTACATACTATATGACAAACATGTTAACAGTATTGTCAATGTTCCTTGCAATCTTTAACAGGCTTAGCTTCAAACCCTCCTTCCGGTCTTCTCTCAAGTTCATATGGCATGTAAGTACCAAGTATCCTATCCCACGTCACAAAGAAAGGCTGTGAATAGTTATACTTGGTCCCATAAAGCTGGTGATGGATATCATGGTAAGCGGAGTTGTTTTTAAAGAAGATATGGAAAAGATTTCCGGGCAACCATAGTCCGCAGTGATCATCAACAGTCTTGATCGTAGCaaatgagaaaaagaagatGGAGGTACGTGGGGACATGCCAGAGACAAGGAAAGCTAGAGCCCCGCCGATTGTGTCAAGAATCAGACCCTCCAAAGGGTGGTTGTACAAAGCTCCAAATGCATAAGGAACAATTAGCCGGTGATGTTGAGCATGGATATGTTTGTACAAGAACTTGTTTTGGTGCATGTACCgatgcataaaatattgccaAGTATCTAACATCAACATGGCAACAAATAACTGTCTGCCAAGAACAAAGATTGAAGTGTGTTGATCTCCACCAGATTCACCATCATCTCCTGTGACCTGCTCCATATTAGTAGATAATCAGACACCAAGCATTAG
Proteins encoded in this region:
- the LOC125861684 gene encoding sphinganine C4-monooxygenase 1-like, which codes for MVGSVNIDPQGKGGYVSDEVLGTFLPIVVYWVYSGLYLMLGNMDNYRLHSKKDEDEKNLVSKKEVVKGVLLQQIVQAAVATVLFAVTGDDGESGGDQHTSIFVLGRQLFVAMLMLDTWQYFMHRYMHQNKFLYKHIHAQHHRLIVPYAFGALYNHPLEGLILDTIGGALAFLVSGMSPRTSIFFFSFATIKTVDDHCGLWLPGNLFHIFFKNNSAYHDIHHQLYGTKYNYSQPFFVTWDRILGTYMPYELERRPEGGFEAKPVKDCKEH
- the LOC125861687 gene encoding LOW QUALITY PROTEIN: putative late blight resistance protein homolog R1C-3 (The sequence of the model RefSeq protein was modified relative to this genomic sequence to represent the inferred CDS: substituted 1 base at 1 genomic stop codon); translation: MYFNNELSDLKDRLLSTRQAKKYPHLARDRINFFLWDLKFLDCFLHLKRLPFASECGMLKFSQKMIEIWKIQSHREPYDCPYWKEVIWKTKQEFRAEYSFPNTSLAANKVDDDVSPKFVMEVIDVFVENLNVLVKINDPYSWLFVPEHREQIEQVLKELKLLRFFVCFVSNKCIEPQYQHTTFYIHALIEASHIAMVVWLHLPVVYGNGNPDLAPSEVSRLHSDFMEMKIKSIQPDISRNNIYIDVLQALKSTIPQAQNKHAVESGIVETPTQNLMVGLSDQMVNLQEMLCLLRDNLIHRPILDLEFHLQNMDSVIVDAGLLIYSLYDIKGDKEDTVLDDMNRALGFDLPRNIEPIKAMVYLVMQKAFQSNLPRVHGLGYVDFLLKNLKDFQGRYSDSLAFLKNQLQVIQTEFESMQPFLKVVVEEPHNKLKTLNEDCATQIIRKSYEVEYVVDACINKEVPQWCIERWLLDIIEEITCIKAKIQEKNTVEDTMKSVIASSQLARPPRMNEEIVGFENVIENLRKKLLNGTKGQDVISIHGMPGLGKTTLANRLYSDRSVVSQFDICAQCCVSQVYSYKDLLLSLLCDAIGEGSDRRELPDNELTDMLRKTLLPRRYLILVDDVWENSAWDDLRGCFPDVNNRSRIILTTRHHEVAKYASVHSDPLHLRMFDEDESWKLLEKKVFGEQSCSSPLLKNVGLRIAKMCGQLPLSIVLVAGILSEMEKEIECWEQVANNLGTHIHNDSRTIVDQSYHVLPCHLKSCFLYFGAFLEDRVVDISKLTRLWISESFIKSSEGRRLEDIAEGYLENLIGRNLVMVTQRAISDGKVKACRLHDVLLDFCKERAAEENFLLCIKRDQSTKAVYSREQHAHLAFTEMDSLVEWSVSCSLVGSVLLKNDDPYFARHPLSSHAFSISHILPNFKFLKVLDLEHQVVIDSIPTELFYLRYLSAPIEQNSIPSSISNLWNLETLILKRVRRCTLLLPSTVWDMVKLRHLYIPDFSTENEDPLLENSAKLYDLETLSSPYFSCIEDAELMLRKTPNLRKLVCEVECLEYPLQYHVLNFPIRLEILKLYQSKAFKTIPFCISAPNLKYLKLSWFYLDSQYLSETADHLKHLEVLILYNVEFGDHREWKVSNGMFPQLKILTLEYVSLMKWIVADDAFPNLEQLVLRGCRDLMEIPSCFMDILSLQYIEVENWNKSVVKSAMNIQETQVEDNQNTNFKLVLIEVHYXKKLYSA